The proteins below come from a single Triticum aestivum cultivar Chinese Spring chromosome 5D, IWGSC CS RefSeq v2.1, whole genome shotgun sequence genomic window:
- the LOC123125984 gene encoding ras-related protein RABE1c produces the protein MAAPPARARADYDYLIKLLLIGDSGVGKSCLLLRFSDGSFTTSFITTIGIDFKIRTVELDGKRIKLQIWDTAGQERFRTITTAYYRGAMGILLVYDVTDEASFNNIRNWIKNIEQHASDNVSKILVGNKADMDESKRAVPTSKGQALADEYGIQFFEASAKTNMNVEQVFFSIARDIKQRLSEADSKTEGGTIKINTEGDASAAAGQNSACCGS, from the exons ATGGCGGCGCCGCCGGCCAGGGCTCGGGCCGACTACGACTACCTCATCAAGCTCCTCCTCATCGGCGACAGCG GTGTTGGGAAAAGTTGTCTGCTCCTACGGTTCTCAGATGGCTCCTTCACCACTAGCTTCATCACCACCATTGG TATCGACTTCAAGATAAGGACTGTTGAGTTGGATGGCAAGCGGATTAAGTTGCAGATCTGGGATACTGCTGGCCAAGAACGCTTTCGGACTATAACTACTG CCTACTACAGGGGAGCGATGGGCATTTTACTTGTTTATGATGTCACGGACGAGGCGTCATTCAATA ACATAAGAAATTGGATAAAAAACATTGAGCAGCATGCTTCAGATAACGTGAGCAAAATTTTGGTGGGGAACAAAGCGGATATGGATGAAAGCAAAAGG GCTGTTCCCACTTCAAAGGGTCAGGCCCTGGCCGATGAATATGGGATTCAGTTCTTTGAAGCG AGTGCAAAGACAAACATGAATGTCGAGCAGGTTTTCTTCTCTATAGCAAGAGACATCAAACAGAGACTCTCGGAGGCAGATTCCAAGACTGAG GGGGGGACTATCAAGATCAACACGGAGGGTGATGCCAGTGCAGCAGCAGGACAGAATTCGGCTTGCTGTGGGTCTTGA